A stretch of Oryza brachyantha chromosome 4, ObraRS2, whole genome shotgun sequence DNA encodes these proteins:
- the LOC102706466 gene encoding F-box/kelch-repeat protein At5g60570-like, translated as MEDFQDCDCKSLIAVPGSVVLHLFRLFNQQDNSWQKYTLAYFLLVRNGFSRDSRKHSEVNDKLVDCCGNSELDLDVLCADLDSKELKLKLQKPVIKTQSGDSSSNGSNDCFFPGLHDDLAQDCLAWASRSDYPSLSCLNKKFNLLINSGYLYKLRRKYGIVEHWVYLACSLMPWEAFDPSRKRWMRLPRMPCDECFSCADKESLAVGTQLLVFGREYTGLAIWMYNLLDRGWSRCTPMNLPRCLFASGSFGEIAIVAGGCDKNGQVLKSAELYNSETGHWETLPDMNLPRRLSSGFFMDGKFYVIGGVSSQRDSLTCGEEYSLETRTWRRIHDMYPGGTSASQSPPLVAVVNNQLYAADQSTNVVKKYDKENNTWNIVKPLPVRADSSNGWGLAFKACGDRLLVIGGHRVPRGEVILLHSWCPEDGNDGADWEVLSVKERAGVFVYNCAIMGC; from the coding sequence atggaagATTTTCAAGATTGTGACTGCAAAAGCCTTATTGCTGTTCCTGGTTCTGTGGTTCTGCACCTCTTTAGGCTGTTTAATCAGCAGGATAATTCCTGGCAGAAGTACACATTAGCCTACTTTCTTTTGGTCAGGAATGGCTTCTCGAGGGATTCAAGGAAGCACTCAGAGGTGAATGACAAACTTGTTGACTGCTGTGGTAATTCAGAATTAGACTTGGATGTGCTGTGTGCTGATTTGGATAGTAAAGAACTGAAGCTTAAGTTGCAGAAGCCTGTTATCAAGACTCAATCAGGCGACTCAAGTTCCAATGGATCAAATGATTGCTTCTTTCCAGGCCTTCACGATGACCTGGCTCAGGACTGCCTTGCTTGGGCGAGCAGATCAGACTACCCATCTCTTTCTTGTTTGAACAAAAAGTTCAATTTGTTAATCAACAGCGGTTATCTGTACAAACTGAGAAGAAAGTACGGCATTGTGGAACACTGGGTGTATCTAGCGTGTAGCTTGATGCCCTGGGAAGCATTTGATCCTTCGCGCAAGCGATGGATGAGGCTCCCAAGAATGCCCTGTGATGAGTGCTTCTCTTGTGCAGACAAGGAATCACTTGCCGTCGGGACACAACTCCTTGTCTTTGGCCGAGAATATACAGGTCTGGCTATTTGGATGTACAATTTACTGGACCGTGGTTGGTCCCGATGCACTCCAATGAATCTGCCTCGCTGCCTCTTTGCTTCAGGGAGCTTTGGTGAGATTGCTATTGTTGCTGGTGGGTGTGATAAGAATGGACAGGTACTGAAATCTGCTGAGCTGTACAATTCAGAGACTGGTCATTGGGAGACTTTGCCAGACATGAACTTGCCGAGGAGGCTCTCGTCGGGGTTTTTTATGGATGGAAAGTTTTATGTCATTGGGGGTGTGTCCAGTCAGAGGGATTCATTGACCTGTGGAGAGGAATACAGTCTTGAAACAAGGACATGGAGAAGAATACATGATATGTACCCTGGAGGGACTAGTGCCTCTCAATCTCCTCCCCTAGTAGCTGTTGTGAATAATCAGCTCTATGCAGCTGATCAGTCGACAAATGTGGTAAAGAAGTACGACAAAGAAAATAACACCTGGAACATAGTGAAGCCATTGCCAGTCAGAGCTGACTCCTCCAATGGTTGGGGGCTAGCTTTCAAGGCATGTGGTGATAGATTGCTTGTTATTGGTGGCCACAGGGTACCCCGTGGTGAAGTAATTTTGCTGCATTCTTGGTGTCCTGAAGATGGGAACGATGGTGCTGACTGGGAGGTGCTCTCGGTGAAGGAGCGCGCTGGTGTATTCGTTTATAACTGCGCAATAATGGGGTGCTGA